Proteins from one Ipomoea triloba cultivar NCNSP0323 chromosome 1, ASM357664v1 genomic window:
- the LOC116011589 gene encoding uncharacterized protein LOC116011589 — MAFGLRNSRATYQRMVNKLFKGLLGSTMEAYVDDMLIKSRLKETHHTDLAQAFKILKKSNGFEWTSACQSAFEDLKVYLSSAPVLSKPEKDEVLFVYLAVSDRAVSSVLVREETKGIQKPIYYVSKALQGAELRYTKFEKTALALWVTARRLAAYFQAHPIVVLTDQPLGTILRNPTSSGQLIKWAMMLTQFAIEYKPRPAIKGQALADFIVECTARDPEPDRPTALEEPWWEVSTDGSSSKKGCGGGIVLTSPEGFKIYQALIFKFQPTNNEAEYEALIGGLRLAKQMKAERLRARSDSRLIIGQLSSTIDAKEDRMIQYKDIEAPEYVSKIARIEEIEVPSIDVIEVQPVEIGEPDWMYDLKNYITNGTLPDDSSRAKKVKLRAPRFQLVDDRLYKRSYGGPLLRCLTSDEAKVVMEEVHEGICSAHQGLRTLAQKIILMGYYWPSINLDCE; from the exons ATGGCGTTTGGTTTACGGAACTCTAGAGCTACGTACCAAAGGATGGTGAACAAATTGTTTAAGGGTTTGCTCGGATCAACTATGGaagcatatgtggatgacatgctcatcAAGAGTCGACTGAAAGAAACTCATCATACTGACCTTGCCCAGGCATtcaag attttgaaaaaatcaaatggctTTGAGTGGACATCGGCGTGTCAATCGGCttttgaagatttgaaggtATACTTGAGCTCTGCACCAGTCCTCTCGAAGCCAGAAAAAGATGAGGTCTTATTCGTTTATTTGGCCGTGTCCGACCGAGCGGTCAGTTCTGTGCTTGTCCGTGAAGAAACAAAGGGAATTCAGAAGCCGATCTACTACGTGAGCAAAGCTCTTCAGGGAGCTGAGCTgaggtacacaaaatttgagaagaccgCGTTGGCGCTCTGGGTGACGGCCAGAAGACTTGCAGCTTACTTCCAAGCTCACCCGATAGTAGTGCTAACCGATCAACCGTTGGGGACGATCCTCAGGAATCCAACGTCATCAGGACAATTgatcaaatgggccatgatgctCACCCAGTTCGCGATTGAGTATAAGCCCCGTCCTGCCATCAAGGGTCAAGCATTGGCTGATTTCATCGTCGAATGCACTGCACGCGATCCGGAACCTGACCGACCGACTGCCCTAGAAGAACCATGGTGGGAAGTTTCTACTGATGGGTCGTCAAGTAAGAAGGGATGTGGGGGTGGAATTGTGCTCACATCCCCCGAGGGCTTCAAGATTTATCAAGCCTTGATCTTCAAATTTCAACCTACCAACAACGAAGCAGAATACGAAGCACTCATAGGCGGGTTGCGATTGGCCAAGCAGATGAAGGCCGAACGGTTAAGGGCACGATCAGACTCCCGGTTGATAATCGGACAGCTATCCAGCACGATCGATGCAAAGGAGGATCGAATGATACAGTACAAGGATATT GAAGCTCCTGAATACGTGTCCAAGATTGCACGTATTGAAGAAATTGAAGTGCCAAGCATTGATGTCATAGAAGTCCAACCGGTCGAGATAGGCGAACCAGATTGGATGTACGACTTGAAGAATTACATCACCAACGGCACTCTACCTGACGACTCCTcccgggcaaagaaagttaagtTGAGGGCACCGCGCTTTCAATTGGTTGATGATAGGCTCTACAAAAGATCATATGGCGGACCGCTGCTCCGATGCTTAACCAGCGACGAGGCAAAAGTAGTGATGGAAGAAGTTCATGAAGGGATCTGTTCTGCCCATCAAGGACTAAGAACACTCGCGCAAAAGATCATTCTGATGGGTTACTATTGGCCTTCGATCAACCTGGATTGCGAGTAG